AATAAATGGAAAACGAGGCAGAGTCATTGAACCAGTCAGTGGTCGTTGTAGTAATGATCATTTATTAAGCTATATTTGATCaagtatagtacatatacatacaacatacatatataaatgttgtatgtatatgtatcacaATATGtatcgtatattaaagatattacatacacgtatacaaaaaaaagatgtttacatacaatgtacaaacTTTTGTCCAAGCTGACGAAAGTCgagtcaaaaattaatttttaaattgtatccaTCGGAACAATTCCGAGAAACTCGGCTagtatttgtacatttgtaaatCCTTCATTCAAACAGTCAACAAAACCTCAACGCCTTGTTTTTGTTTATAGtacctatgtattatatgtacctatgtatgtatgtacatattattttggaaaaaaatatgattctTTTTCCATATCACttccgatatacatatgtatgtttatacctacatatgtacatatgtatacatgtatcaAACAATCATAAATGCAAACTCgcattaatgaaataataactTCTTGTCTACACAAAGTAATCGGAAACTGgtggtataaatgtacatattatacacacatacatacatatatataatataaaacatatccatctacataatatacctaCCCAATCGCTTCATTTAATCGACTACGTGACATATTGAAAAACATTTTACGAACGATACGCGCTCCCGAGAACAATGATAGGGCCTATTGTGTAATCGTAGCCGGAGTATGACTCGATGCATGTATTTATCCGACAAAAGCAGATTGCATTCCCAATTCATGACCAGGCAGTCAGTCAGTCAGTCCTCAGCTTGGTCACcgaaccgaaatcaaaaatcgatcattaaaaaaatgatttccgCGAAACAAATTCACACGCACACGCCCATTCAaactaattaatttataaacgcAAACCTGCAAAATTTCCATACAACGACTTTGTCGCGGTCATCAAAAATGCATCGAATACAAACACACTGCGGACTATTTTCCCAGTGCGAATGTCGATGCAGTTTAATGTTGCACACagctcatttatttttattatacgctatacatacatatacatacatactaatacgtgagaaattaatttttgcatcaatattatattttcgctGACATAGCACTGTATTGTGTTACTTTGACATACTAAACAATGGACACCGCttgaattgcatttaaaattacACGTTTAGCTGATCAATATAACGATTTCGAACAATCGCTTTTGAACACTAATTTTTCTCACGCGTTTAACGTCGTCTGTTTATTATGCAGAATCGCAATATtacactatatatatacatagtataacgCCCGTTGACAATCGATAATCAAAAATAcgaacttaaaataaaaacaaacaaatgataTTTACCAAATTATCAACAGTTTATATCAATACAGTATAATGACGTCGCAATTTAGATAGCCCGTCACATTTCATGTAATCTGAATACAAACGATTTCCATTGATgacgtaatatacatatatgtacatatgtatacaataaagcTTTTCGTTCggatatattaaatacataaacgtATAATTTGACATCAGATAAAAATCTCAAATGAAATATATCCAACTATTGGCAAGGTTGTTAAACGGAGAAGGGTAGGTCCCTACCTAttataatcatacatacataggtatcgtACACAGGTTCATTGTGATTTGAGGCTGAAGACAATTGATGCTGAAGGCAAAGCACCATTATGTCTTAACCCACGCTCATTGTTCCATCGCCCCTTCTAATAAAATCGCgaaccaaaaaataaaagtttgttGCAACATTTGCATCACATCATAGCGCGAGGAGCGAAGTGTAATATGCGATGcataaattattgatttttaagtACACCCATCTCTCGCGATTTATGCAGCCATTGATTCTATATacgtaatgtacatacatacttatgcttGTATACAAACACTTGGCTAGAGTATTGACGATGAATTTTAGACGGATGCGATTCGACGGCACGGgtgatattcatatttaaatgtattcttTTGGGTTCGAACAACGTATAATTGAACGATTCATCATCGTCAACGATACACTCGATGACGACTTTATTATGCGAGCCCTTAAGCTCCCTCCGAGCCCTTCGAGGTACGggcggggggggagggggggatgAGGGCAACACTTCACCTCAGACTCCATCTCCTCCCTATTCCCTTATAATTTCCGTCAATTCTGCCGACTTACTTCTTTGTCTCCCGAATCACTTTGCATGAATTATGAAGCGCGTGGAGGACGAGAGGAGAGGGGGAGCAGTGGGCGAAAGGAAAAATAAGAAATTCACTCTGGCGAAGAATTGAAATATTGTTCATCCAGCAATGTAGCGAAATTGTCTGCTAGTTGAGATAAAGCAAAACCGGGATGATCGAATTTTAAACGGCAAATCGTATTAAAAACATGTTAGCGAATGTACGCTTCGCGATGAATTgcagatacgtacatacatacatacatacatattttatttcgaaataagtttctgtgtacatataaattaaaacacaaTTTACAGCAAAGAAGCTAATCTTAagcgtattacatatgtatgtagatccagGTGGGAACCGTTCTCAAGTCGTACCCATTTAAACATCACCTATCAAGCACACTGATTCGCAAAAGCGAGTCAAACGAACTCAAATGTTCTATGTTGCTTGATGACAGTCTGTTTCCGGAACAATTTACAATGattaaatggatttttttctactacatataaaaatagttttgatGTATccgaacaaatatatatatatatatatatatatatatatatatatatatatatatatatatatatatatatatatatatatatatatgtatgtatgttaccagGGCTAATAATGATCTCAATATTCAAAAGTgactatacatacacatgtatgtatgtatttatgttacaATAAAAGCGTCAAGTCTCgcagatgtacatataatatatattacagttgaagtgtatctgctagctgtaatatattttgactgattgaaatatattccatctaacctggatCCAACTACCATTATAgatgtatatagattttatcATTGTagttatccttgcttgacagtgatcgatagtggtgaatcccatatttcgATTGAAATTTCGAATTcgatttggggaacacccacagcgtggagccaaggacgtgacgttccgtactattcagtgtgttttcgcccttacttgTAACATATGCACTCTTATTGCCAACACAAGTGCATAGCTTCGATTTGAGTGCTCCTTTAGCGTAAAATATAAACCGTGAGTcatgaataatacatacatatgcacatacatagttCAATGATATAGAAAGCACTCACCTTTCTTGGCAGTTTTACTCAAGTCCTGGGGCAAACTACCGGCTACCGGACTCGGAAGCGAAGCACAACTGCTCCTCCTGGCCACACACAAATCCAGAGGCTGTTCACAAACATCGCCTCCCAGAACAGAAGCCTCCCTAGCCGCAACCAAACCACCAGCATGCAAATTACCCAACGGTGGACAACTGACGAAGTTCAAACCGGACGAGGGTGACTGTCTCAACAGCCCCTGATCTTTAGCGAAACTGTTATTCTGGTTCACGATCACAATATCCACTCTGCTCTTGTTATTACTATGAGAGGAGCAGTCCTTCCTGCGCACGTTAATCAATTGTTTAGTACTACTACCGTTGTTAGTTTGGCACTCGACGTCCATAGGTCTGATCGCAGAAGGCGCGTGCACTTTCTTCTTAACACTCCACCCCAAAATATCACCTATGGAGTGAGGCGTAGGCGCTTTGGGTGGCTTGGCGTACACGTGAGGATGCCAAGAGAATTCTTCCACGTCGCAATTGTTTATAATTCTCTGATCGTCTAATGAGTTGTTGCTTATTCTCATGGAGTTTATGAAGTTGTCTTGAAACGTCGGCGATCTGAGCGCTTCGTCCGGAGAATCTTTCTTTGGGTATTTAGTGGTGTACGGGTAGTCCTCCGGTTCACTCGATTTTCTTTTGTTCGGGTACTCCTCGTCTTCCGACAGGTCTATTTTGAGTCGGTTCTCCGTGTCGCTGTCGTTTTGGCTGTTGGGCGAGCTCCTGTAGTAGAAGTCGTCTTCGTAGCTGTTGGTCTTGATGTGGGTCATCTCGTATTGGGTCTGGTCGTTGCTTATGAACGAATAGTCTTGGGATATTTTGAAGTTGTCCTTCATGATTTGAGATTGTTCCGGGGTGTTGGGGTCCTCTGGCTGTTTCAGTATCACCGTGTTGTTGTTTTCAGATGTTTTGAGCTTGGTGACCGCGGTCTCGTGTACCGTTTGCGCACTGGCCACCGCGATCGTCTCCGACTGTTGCATTTTGTCGCATCATCTGCCCCGGGGTATACTAGCGGGCCGCGCGATGCAACGATGTACCGATGCACCGCCGATTACCGATGCACATATTCGCCGCTCTCCGCGCGGCACAGGTGCGCATTATTCCGTGAATATTTTAACTTGCTCGaatctgaaaaataaatcacacATTTGAATTTTATGGTTTTCTAATGCGAATGCCGTGctttatttagaaaaataaattaataatttttaacattagAGATTAGAATGACTATTCGGTGAATATAAacctcacacacacacatgcacacaCACTGCAATCTCTATCGATACATGTTGCAAGTATCACATCACCGTAAAAATCTCTACTTGTTTGATAACATAACATGGCCCTGATATGTGACGAATCTTCCCTGTATTGCGATACTAAGCACGAATTGGAGAGGATAATATTTCGAACTCGCATTTTGAACATAACGAATATCTCATGATTCGATctcagtatttatgtatatactatgtacatgttTGGGTGTTAATACCTGATACATATCTCGGATTCCGATGTTGCtatttttatacctacatatatatatatatatatatatatatatatatatatatatatatatatatatatatatatatatatatatatataattatcccATATATGGCACCGTTGAGatgaaaaaacacatatgtatgtatgtatgtatgtatttacatggaatttacatatatgtatacatgcatgcCGTGTATAAATCACATCCCAACATTTTAACaaacattatattacatatagtggcgaacaatatgtatttattatattaaaagcaCGCGGGTGCATGCACTATGCTTTTATCATCGCCACTCTAGTGCATTAAATTTAGTAATcgagttttaaaatttaaaaaaagacatTAAAAATCAAGTTTAGCGTTGCATTGTTACATATACGACAGCTTTTtcgttattaataaaatattagactaaacaaaaaaaaaacagttttttaaaatttcataacaCATACTTGCTTTAATGCAAAAACACAATTTTGTGAAAAGTATCTTATGGGTAACAGTATAACACTCattcaactattatattattatatcatatatacttatgtatatttatgcatatgCATACATTGGTCTCCATTATCAATTGTCTACAGTATTGagttcatatttataaaatgaaaatggcTTTGAATTCCATTCCGTTCAGATTTATactagctatatatgtatagatatacataatataatagcaGATGACAGACACTCAAAATCGACGCTTTTCTTCCGAGCGGGCAGTAAACTTTAGTTGATTTAACATTTTGGTGTAAACATTTCagctttcaattattttaagcaaataaccaaaataaatcatataaaaattttacactACAGTACATTTGTCATAAAAATCGTTGTAACATAacgacaatttttattttattttaaaattcatcaaaGTTTTTGACAACCATTTATTTACACAAAGGTCGCAATTCCTCATGATCTAAAAGTAGATCATGGCGCCATAAAATCACgatttgaatatcattttaggAATTATGGACCATTACACTTTTATGGGATAATGATAAAACACGCaaactatataaataaaataaaacttcgaTAACTGGCTTTGGAACGACAATAGCACCAGCTGCTGAAAAACaacctttatttatatattttttatatctttgaAACAACAGTGAttgacatttaatgtatgcacatacattgcACTCCATTGATTGAATGCAAATAACAAATTATGATAGTCGTTATTCAAACAGTTAATTCAGGCGAATGATAAGGGTTAAAACGCACGTTCGTAATGTGCAACGATATAATTAGATTTTGTTaggaaaatttatatacatatatatttatttacatattaccatGAGGAAAATGAGATTGTTGTTGCTGGGAAAACAATCGAGGGATTGCATAATCGAAAAAGCTGCGGATATAAAGGAGATAAAGTGAAAGGGTATTCTAACGATGagcaaatcatattttattcatgGGAAAAGGGTCGAATAATGTCGACCCATTagcggggtgagaaagagaggAGTTGGTGAGGGGAGGTGGAAATTCGAACAATTATTGCGACGACCAAGGTATGGGTTGACCTTTTAATTACTTCGACgaactttaaaatgttttttaacaAACGCCATATCAGGACATAGAAAATGTATATTGTAGGTTGCCCACAAAAATCCAACTTTTTCCAACCCTTTTTATAGATTTGATTCTAATTAGACAATACAATTTAAATCTCggcatacattttatatatgtacatacatacatatttagatatatcCAACTATTTTTccagtatatttatattatataatatatatatttattatattattcaaagtaAGTGTCATAAACCAtgaatattttactatttatgtCATACTGCTATGACGGTTTTGCAAACAGGCGCTCATGTTTCATGTAAGTAATTTCATTGTCATAGATTACatctgtatatattattatgtgattctaaattatattttatatatcgaaaataaaaatagtaataaaaatattgataatgaTAAAAAAGGAATAACAATTttaccaacatatgtacatcagtcaAGTTATACAATTTAACTCTACTAAATTGAACTACTAGGGAATAAAAAGGGGATGAAAATGACTACATCCTTCCACACAATACATTTactaaaagaaatataaaatttaaaattcttagaGATCGGTTTTGTTCTATTCAACAAAACCTTTAATAAACGTATATTAATTAGGTTTCTTAATCACGTCATCATTTTATGAtatactagtgattttacctggcttcgctcagtgtttgtaatataaaccgcttaaacaaatggctaatataatagtaaacattcatttccttttttttatttatttgaatcgaaaaaaataatattcaacgatatcaatatcgtcggcatagaaacttaaatttgttcgatgacgtcatggattctacgaaccaaacaaatatgcacagtctctttcgaaattatatattatatttaaaactatacACTTGGAGCAGAAATACACTGATCAACTGGAAACAACAAACGAGATATGTAAAAACCGAGAACCAGTGTACTGCGttcgaaaaaaatcatattttctatCTGAAACAGTATAcaagaaaaattgaaataaatttcatgattattTTAGACTGCTATAGTAACGATagctcaattatttttttgtattttcaatataaccatctataatggataaataaatatataataacgtttctgtttttaaaaaaataaatagagtatataaatatacatttcctttgtatattttatttacatattattgtttataaataaacgaTATCTTATTTACTGTCAAGTTTACACACacggcatctcgaatttgctgatattataaaatgctaccctcTCTGTCTCTACGATactgtataaacataattgtttattgatgtttgtaattgaccaggaaagcgcattggggttaaccttcttatgccttcctggtattttctatatatacatacatatatatgtatgtatatatagaaaataaaaaaaaatcttgttacaaaataaaatacaatgtagCCTACGCGTAAGTCACTGGTTAAGGGATGATTTACCAGACGAAAGGTCGTGGGTTCGCATCTTGTTCAGAATCGAAACATTTATTCGATAATTACGAGTATGCCtcgctattataatataaaatctggATGTTTATTAAATCTTTCTTTCTTTTTTCCCAATTTATTTACTTCAAAATGGACACAGTAATCGATTTAGTGTGGCTTATCATGGCAATAtggcatatataaattttattcgaaGAAAATAAGATGATGTTTTTCGGTCACCTTATATTTTGCAGGTACGTTTTGCTCACAGTAGGCAGGTCCTGTGTAAGTTATAATTTAGCGATGAATTCGCAATATAAAGTAAAGCGGGAAATGCGGCGTGATGATACGCCCATTTGCGCGTAAATAAACATATGAAATTGTTAATGCGAGCGCGTTTAATGCGAGTGGGTGTGGGTAGGTGGGTTTTCGATTCAGTAGCCAATcaccataaatatataaatatatcaacgCCTCGGTATGAAAATTATGGCAATTACTTACGAGTGAGTCCTTATCGCAGCGATCGAAAACATTTTCATGGAAAGAACGTTTTGACTTCCATAAAACTAAAAAATCTCAATATACACGAAGATATGTATTACACATAATCACTACTAagcgaaaaaaaacaaaagactaaaaaaaaaatacaaaaaaattcgttcaaaatttaaacgatttatttaataatttttcaatactataaataattcaaattcaattttgacgttttattatattataacactGCGAtgaattatttgtaatattttcctTTTAGCCAGATCTTATCAATATATTTgtcaatacattaaatttatttttttattatatttgtattaaatttttacaatcAAAATTATCACTAATAAACGATTGACTA
This Arctopsyche grandis isolate Sample6627 chromosome 7, ASM5162203v2, whole genome shotgun sequence DNA region includes the following protein-coding sequences:
- the NK7.1 gene encoding homeobox protein NK7.1: MQQSETIAVASAQTVHETAVTKLKTSENNNTVILKQPEDPNTPEQSQIMKDNFKISQDYSFISNDQTQYEMTHIKTNSYEDDFYYRSSPNSQNDSDTENRLKIDLSEDEEYPNKRKSSEPEDYPYTTKYPKKDSPDEALRSPTFQDNFINSMRISNNSLDDQRIINNCDVEEFSWHPHVYAKPPKAPTPHSIGDILGWSVKKKVHAPSAIRPMDVECQTNNGSSTKQLINVRRKDCSSHSNNKSRVDIVIVNQNNSFAKDQGLLRQSPSSGLNFVSCPPLGNLHAGGLVAAREASVLGGDVCEQPLDLCVARRSSCASLPSPVAGSLPQDLSKTAKKEPTKTVKRKKSTDTPVVSKQSVTVPSLVQIPVATNLEVSGEDASRDSSETESDAKKKKKARTTFTGRQIFELEKLFEVKKYLSSSERTDMAKLLNVTETQVKIWFQNRRTKWKKQDNITNAEAAEHKTTHKPGDPPEKPARRPSETSTPDLVIMDVNNKRPDNANVSQASPKASQSPPMKAQAAKPPTPLVTSDMTKKVKFVQSPPTVDNDIESRISITKISNKMQEHSPETECGGEVSPNAERRIAIQVNLDSRTGMDEYKMDEDHVKASIVTSDYEMHSPVFD